gcgtgcagggataggacgagggggaacggttttgagctgaaagaggggagattgagatgagatcttgggaagaaatattttgctgtgagggtggggaggccctggcccaggttgcccagagcagtggtggctgccccatccctggaggggttcaaggccaggttggatggggcttggagcccctgatccggtgggaggtgtccctgcccatggcagggggtggaactggatgggctttaagttcccttccaacccaaatcattctttAGTTCTACAGCCATCCGTACCCTGTCCTGGTTTGAAGCCAAAGCTCAGTAAGGCCCATGGCTGGATTGAAAgccactgtgtttttttttttctttatcctgaCTGGAGGCTTCTTCTGGGGCTGCCTGATTggcctttattttttctcttccttctctttctcctctcacTCGGTGGCAGCAGGACCTGTGATGTGGTCAGGCTTGAGGTCTCCCCATCTTGAGATCTCCAGCTGCACATCAGTGGGCTCATTTCTCGCCTGGAGACACGCTAGCTTATTGGTTTGCTGCCATATCTCCTCGTGGAGGGGAGAACAAGCCTCGTGGGCATCTGCCTtcaatgctgcttttcttttgagaGCATAATGTTAACGTGGGGAGAAGAGGAATTTATCTGTGGGATTAGCTCAGCCGTGGGAAGAGTTAGCCTTGTGTCTGGCTCGTGCTCTGTCTCAGTCCCTGGGCGAAGGCGCCTTTAGCCCTTGCATGTGCTGTGATTTGAACCTTAGCCACCCTGCCTCTTGTGGTTGTTTTTTCAGACTAAGTTAAAATTCCTGCTCTGAACCCGTGGTACCTTCTCCTTGGGTGGGGGCAGATCCCAATAGAGCTGCTGTTGGTTCAAAATATCCCTTCCCAGCATGGACAGTGATGGGGAACCTAGAAaaaaggtgtttaaggccaggttggacggggccttgggcaccctgacccagtgggatgACCGTCCCcgtggcaggggattggaactggatgatctttaaggtcccttccaacccaaactattctgtgattctatgaaaagcaggGAGAAGGGTGTAGCTGAGAGCTTGAGCTCAGTAGACACCATGCTGCTCCGTTCGAGTCCTGTATTGGGGGCAGAGCCCAGCTGGAGGAGAGCGAAAGCCCTTCCCGAAGGAGCAGGATGCAAACTTTGCAAAGAGATCACCGCTCCTAGCGTGCTGCCAGCCGCCCACTGCCTGCGGTTCATCCCAGGAATATTTGTCTGTGCAGTTAACCTGTCTCCTGGAGTCGTGACCCAGCTTGTCGGCTTAAGTCAGCGCCCGCGGAGCCTGCAGCGGATTAGCTCTGCCTCCGCACGCAGCCGGCGTGGAAGTGCGAGCGGGATCCGTGGAAGCCTTCCAGGAGAGCCGTGGCTCTGGCATCGCTAGGGAGGCAGATGTCACGTAAGAGGCAAGAAAATGGGCTCGACATCAGTAACACTTCAGGCTCTGACAGAGATTCCTGCTACGCTGCAGCTACTTCTGGGCTTGCAAATGAAGATTTTTAATGTTCAGCCTCTGCTGCCTGACCTTCCACTTTTGGGAAGGGAAAGTAGACAAAGTGACCTTTTACAGAAGTTACTTTCTTGTGTGGCTTTTccacctgccatggggaggATGCCTGGGGGCTGAGAGGGCAGCCCACGCTGGAAATCCAGCCTTGTGTGCAGAGGTTAGAGGTGCTTTGgccttccctctcccctgctAAAAagggttctccagccccatccttaCCTGCTTCCCATGAGGACCCACCTGTAGCGTCCCTCCTGCCATCGCCACGTGGGTTGGATCCATCCGTGAGCTCCGAGGTGAGTGATATCCTCCTACCTGCTCCTCCGTCCTGCTCCTGATCATGGACAAACATCTCTTGCTGCTCAgcgagaggatgagggggaacagttttcaagCTGAATGTGGGGATATTTAGGtgggatcttaggaagaaatgttttgctgtgagggtggcgaggccctggcccaggattcccagagaagtggtggctgccccatccctggaggtgacctcggcttttcctctctgtgtggCGGCGTTTCCGTGTGTTGCTCGCGGGCTCTGCCAGAGCGGCTTTACCGACTTTGCTGAGTCTCCTCCTAACCCAGCTGTGGCTTAATTTAACAAAGCTTTTGCCTTTATTGTATAAACTAACTTGACTTTAAAACTAGTCTGAGCACAGGGGAAAAGGAGACACTGGTTAAAGCCAGATATAACTAATTTTGATCTTTTATTATCTTATTATtatctgtttccttttcttatgCATAAAGCGATGCAATAGGCTCTGTGTTTGCAGGGCTTAGAGGCATGTAAAGAGACTGCCCTGCTCCTCTTTCTGGGAAGTGCCGGGAGCTGGGCTCTCAGTACATTTTTTACTTGGGAATTTCCAAATTGTGCAGCAGATTTGTATCACGGGGCTGGCAAACAGCAAAGCTTTCTTAGGACTGACTTTGTAGTGTGATATAAAAGGCTCTTTGTTTGCTTCAACCTTGGGATTTCAGCATTTCAAATGTACGTTTTCTCTTGAGCGTTTTGCGAAGACtgcagggaatggcctcaggctctgccaccggagatttaggctgaacattaggaaaaaaattttcatggaaagggtctttgatcccaggcagaggctgcccagggagggggttgagtccccttcactggaggggtttaagggacgggtggacgaggtgctgagggacgtggtttagtgattgatgggaatggttggacttgatgatccgatcggtctcttccaacctggtggttctatgataaaGCagttttccaagagaaaaatgtAGGTACTGtgctgtggagcagcagaacaAACGCGCTGCTCGTGTCTCGCCCAGCCCGGGGCTGTGGGTGCAGCTGGGCTGGATCGGCTCGCGGCTCCCTCTCCTTTAACTTCAGAGCAGCTTCTGCTGCCAGGAGCCGGCGTGGAGGAGAACCAAGGGATGCCGAGGGTGCTGCTGGGTTCTGCTCCTGGAGCAACCTtgcagcagaaaggagagaaacacGACCGAGCttgcagaggaggaaggatgagCCTTTGGGAAAACGCTGGCAGCTCCCTGGGCTGTGAGGCCGCGGTTGGTGCCAGACAGGAAGCTGGCTGACGTGGAAGCGCCGTCTTGCTGGGATCGCGGATGGCTCGGCGTGCCTGCCGTGGCCACGCTCAGCTCCCCGCCTGCCCCGCACGCTCCTCACCGGGCTCTGCGGGATGAAGCTTTGCTTCTTTTAGCATAGAACAGTCTGGAAGAGCAGCGCAAGCTTCATCCCGTGAAGGGGAGCTGGTGCCAGAGCGGCTCCAGAGGCAGAGGAACCAGCTGCCGTGAGTACCAGCCCGGCCCTGCTTGCTCTAACTGATCTGATCCTCACTCTCCATATTAAAATCTCTGCTTTGATGGTAGAAAAACAGGATCCTGAGAATCCGAGCTAGCGGAGAACAACAGTGAGAAGGTGTTTGTGAAAGGAGTTAGGGAAAAAATGTCCCTGTGTGTCCATCTTTGCTTTTTCGTTAAGTTCTTTATTTTGAAGCTAGTTTGATTCTTTATTTTGAAGCCACTTTGCTCCTTGGGTGTATAAGTTTGGTTTTGACTTGAAGTGCTGGCTGCACCCAGTGTTCTGCGACTGCCGTATCAAACCAGCAGGGATGGGTTTGTGTCCTGTGTTGGAATCTCTGGCTTGAGCAACATGTTAGCAGCGAGCGAGGACACCGAGAACAGCGAGGGGAAGCCTGGGGGTCCTGATTCCCTCTCCTTTTCAGGGAGCTGTGAGGATGGAGTGACCAACTCAGGATCATCACCCAGGGGCTGCGATTACAGGAGCTTTCGTCCGGAGTCGGTGCAGATGCCAAGCATGTCAGTGTCACCTCGCAAGacaccagcagagctgctctagGAGGCAGCGAGAGATCGATTATTTTGAGTAGTGCCTTGCGCTCAGGGGTTTTATGGGCTGTCTCAGCAGCAGGATGTGAGCCGCTGGGGTCACTAGAGGGAAGTGGCTGCTGGGCTGACACCTCCCCAGCTGGCAGGACCCTGCGGATTGCAGCCACGCATCAAACGGGactttccccccacctcccgTTTTGAAGAAGGAAGCTCTGCCCCAGCGCCTGCAAGCGCTCAGAGGAGTTGAGGCAAGAGCTGAGCTGTCTTGGGGCGATCGGCTGGTGCGGAAGGTGCAGGTAGGGGCTTGCTGGCAGGCTGGCTCGCGTCGGGTTTGTTTCTCAGCTGCTTTAAACCATCCGCGGTGGAGGGGAGCACTGGGTGTTGCTCGGGCAGGCTCTGACGGAGCAGTCGTGGGGCTCCTGGAAGAGGGTTTTGGCCATTTGGCCTCTGCGGGAGGGCAGAATGCAGCAGGAATGCTACTCGTGCCTAGAAAGCCTCCGGCTGGCTGCAGCGGGTGTGTGGAGGGAGCTGCTATCCAGGTGTTTCTGAGGAGGCAACTCTTTTTTCATCCATCTGACCTGTGTAGAGGTAGCAAAGAGCGACTGCTCTGGGCATCTTCTGCGCCTGGTTTTAAAGTCAAGCAGCACCACAAGATCTGCTGATCCCagtgaggggagagagaggaattCCTGGCAGAGCGCTGCCTTGGGTTGCTGGTGAGAGCAGGGAGTGAGAGGAGAAATGGAGCTTTTGAGAAGGGAGGGCTGGATCCCTCTCACGGGGAGGCAGGGGACTGAACCGGTGGAACACggagctgctgctcccctgTCCTTGGGAAGAGTGGAGGAGTTGAGGGTTTGTTTGTGCTCAGCCTGCCACGGGGCTTTCTGCGGCAGCTGTGTGAGCTCGGAGGGGTGGCCAAGGTCCTCTCGGAGCACCGGTGACGTGGGCTGTAATCTTGGCTGGCTGGAAAGGAGGAATAAACAAAATGTCCTGCAGGTTGGTTTGGggggaatttattttttccctcatctTTGAAGCTTGCGAATCACATCCAGGTGCTTTGCGTGTCCCATAACCTGATCATTCCCaacctttgctttctcttctgtgcGAAGGCGCTGCGCAGGCTGTGATTCCTGCCTGTAGAAGTAGGTATTTTATGTGTGATATCATCTTTGAGCAATGTCAGAGATGCTTTTGGTCTCTgtgcctggttttttttttttccctagagcTAAACGTTTCTATAGCTCAGCTGCAGCCCAAGACTGTAATTAAACAGGCTGCATCTGCTTGAAGTCCTAGCTACTCATTTCGCTAATGCCTTTAGACAGATACTGGATGGGCTGAGAGACGGTTGCTGCTGCGTCAAGCTCCTGGGTTCTCATGAATGATCTCTCTGCAGGAAGACGCTTCGAACATGGCTTATTTGGCATCGAGGCAGATTCTACCATGTTTGAAGCCTCTTCGTGCTGCTCAGATGacaatttcttctgaaaaatggtCGGTGTTTGCTTCTTGTTGTTGGTGACCAAGCCCAGGGGATGTCTGGGTGTTTCCCTTgtggtttttctgttgtttcaccCCATCCTCTCCTCTGTTccgggtcatagaatcatggagccgtttcagttggaagggaccttcaagcccatccagttccaccccctgccaggggcagggacacctcccactgcatcaggggctccaagccccatccaacctggccttgaattcctccggggatggggcagccacccctgctctgggcaacctgggccaggggtCGGGTCCTGTAGCCACAGCCTGAGTCCTCCTCGAGGATCGTGTCCTTATCCAGCTGAAGGGACGCTACCTGGCTGCAGGCTCTGGCCGGCGTGGGTGCATGTGGAATCACTGGAATTGAACAGATGATACAGAAAATCAGTGGGAACAGCATTGGGCTGTGCCAAAGGATGCTGCCGGCCCTCCAGGGAGCACGGACGTTGATGCTTGTGCTTCTCTGTggcttgtttcttttaaaggatgtttctttctccatctccagcGTAAGGAAATCATTGCGTGTGAGTCCTTCTGGGACCGATTTCCTGCTGGGAAGAGCTCGCAGACTCAGCACCTGCTCTCCACATTATTGGTTACACGGAGGCCAACCCTGGGTTCGCTCCAGAGGTGGCCCCGTGGTGGGGTGGGCGCAGTCCCCTGGTGCTTCCGCTCACCGGAGAGTCTgggtgctgtgctgcaggatgTGGCCGGGCTCTGACACGGCTCTGCTAACCAGAGCTGCCACCTCATGCTCGGCTGGCCCTCCACGCCCACGCTGCTTCCTCTAACCGTGTCCGTGGTGGATCACACACCTCATCAGGATGTGTTTGCTGGGAGTGTGGCTCTTCCATGAGAACAAGCCtcacaaggagaggctgaggtaCCTGGGGCTACTGAGCCTGGAGAAacggaggctgaggggagacctcatcgctctctgcagctcccagcaagGAGGTTGGAGACCCAAGAGAAGAGACCCAAGTGATGTAAAGAGCTCCCAAGTGGTAGGATCagtggaaatggcctcaggttgcaccaggggaggtttaagttggatattgtgaaaaatttccttactaaagagtggtgaagctgccccagagcagtggtggagtctccatccctggagggattcagaaggcatgtagacgtggcactctgggacatggtttgctagggatggtggtgttgggctggcggttagactggatgagcttagaggtcttttccaaccttaacagttccatgattctgtgattctcttctCCTGCAGAGAAGTTCCTGAGCCTgtttctgcaggaaaagcagcacTAGGAAATACTGAGCCTGTTCTTAGTGGGACAAACtgcagtggtttgggttttcttcccttgctgtaattaaataagaaaagaagaggctatgatttaaatctttttaatctttctcCAGGGAAGAAATGCCGATCAGCGCCGTGCAGCATCTGTTAGAGAGGGGCTGGGGTGCAGCAAAGGTAGTTTTGACCTTGAATTTGGGAGTTTCTTGCCAACATGTGAGGATATTATTTACTTATTTGCACAACACTGTGGCTTCCTATAAATCCAAGTAGATTTCTGCTTGGTGAAaggggtttgttttgcttgccTGCTTATCAAAGTATGGAAACTCTTATTTGCCACATTCAGGAAGGCATCAGCTTTAGTTCGTTGCTGttacttcatttatttctctgtaaaataatatttttagtaCACGCAGCTTTCTGCCCTGAGCTTCCATCAAAGAGCAGCTTGACACAAATTATCCGCGGGGATGGATGTGGGAACAAAGGAGGTATAATTAGCTGCAGATAAACAGCGTCCTTTCAGATCTTAACATCAGTCTCACCCTCTTGGAGCTAATTCTTTTCTGCAGACTGGAAGAGGAAGGCGAGCTTTCCCCGTTCTTCCAGCTTTTGACCAGCTTTCTACTTGAAGTGAGCAAAAGTGAAGTGAAAAACCTATTTATGGTGTGCCTGCACCTGCAGAagaggctgtggctgctcttAGGGCTGATGTTATTTCAGAATATTCTCTTTCTGGGGGCCTGAACTGCGacttcttctttttctggttCCTCTCTGCTCTTCCGTGTCCTGTCCTCAGCGCTGCGGCTGCGCACGCGGCTCCTGCTCGAACGGTTGGAGAGAGGAGCTTTATTTTGGGTTGTCCTACCCTCGCCTTTGAAGTGGAATCAGAGGGAAGCGTAGGGGAAAATCCTGATCCAGGTGAAAAACTGGTCCAGGTAAAACCCATGGTAAAGTTTTACCCCTCTTAAGTACGTGGTGTGGTGGAGCTGGGTGGGTGGTGGAGTTTCTCCATGTTTTTGTGCCGTTTAGGTCTCGGTGCGGTGATGCTGGGGTGAAAGGCAGCCACGGCCCACAGAGTCACGCGAGGGGACCACCCCTTGATGTCTGGGTTTGCCCCTTGCCATCCCATCTCTTCTCTGTGGGGGTGGATCCTTCATCCCCATGTCTGCAAGAGAAACCGTGCAGGGCTGACTTTTCCTTCACCACTGAGAGCCGAGCCGCCACGCTGtaaagggaagggggaggaaggaaagctgGCGTTGGCTTCCTCCCCCTCTTCAGATCTGGGGTGAGAGCCCAGATGGCATCCCAGATCTCTTCCTATGGGATTGAGGCAAGGTTTCCTGTGGAGAGAGCTGCTCCTAATCGCTGCCCTTCTGTGCTGCCTTGCAGATCAGGACCAGATGAGCAGCAGGAGGTTGCTCTGAAGATCGGAGtcgccccagccctgccccggGAAGTGGCCGAGCAGCGTTCCGTCTCTGGCTGTCATCGCTACGGacctggaaaagaaggaagagaagaaaaatgtcccATGCTTTAAAGCAAGTGTTCAATAAAGACAAAACCTTCCGGCCCAAGCGCAAGTTTGAGCCGGGGACTCAGCGGTTTGAGCTGCACAAGAAGGCTCAAGCCTCGCTCAATGCTGGCCTGGACTTGAAAGTTGCCGTCCAGCTGCCGCCGGGCGAGGAGCAGAACGACTGGGTGGCTGTGCACGTGGTGGACTTCTTCAACCGCATCAACCTGATCTACGGCACCATCAGTGACTATTGCACGGAGCAGTCCTGCCCCGTCATGTCGGGGGGACCCAAGTACGAGTACCGATGGCAGGATGAGCACAAGTACCGCAAACCCACAgccctctctgctccccagtACATGAACCTCCTGATGGACTGGATTGAGGTACAGATCAACAACGAGGACATCTTCCCCACTAATGTCGGTGAGTTCAGTTCCAGTTGTGACTGAGAGGCCTTCTTCTTGGAGCCCTCAGGTCCTGTTTCTGTTCCAGGCGATGCTGTTGGTCACCCTTGTAGCAGGGCAGTTTCCTTTTGTGCTGCTCAGTGTAATAAGCTCTTCTGAGCGCTAAAATAGCCAGAGCTGTACCAGGTCCTGTTTGGAGGTGTGGATACTTTGAGGAAAGCCAAGCTGAGCCTAAGCAGCGAAAACAAGAGGCTGCTGTTAGGAAAGCCAGTCTCTGGCAGAACAAATatagaggaggccatgaagatgatcagaaggctggagcatgtcctgtacgaggacaggctgagaaagttggggttattcaggctggagaagagaaatctcagagcagcttctagtacttaaaagggctcctggaaagctggggaggggcttatgatcagggagtgcagggataggacgagggggaatggttttgagctgaaagatgggagattaagatgagatctgagggagaaatgttttgctgtgagggtggggaggccctggcccaggttgcccagagcagtggtggctgccccatccctggaggggttgaaggtcaggttggatggggcttggagcccctgatccagagggaggtgtccctgcctggcacagggggttggaactcgatgggctttgaggtctcttccaacccaaaccattctatgagtcccACTGGACACGGGCTCCTGAAAGAGAGCTCTTCTAGAGCTGATTGCTAGCTTGGGTTGAACGCGTGTGCTCTGCATCTGGTGGCCACGTTTCCATAATTAGCCTCTTCATTATTACAGGCTGGCATTAGCTGACTCTGCCCTTTCTGGCTCGGTGCTTCCTGGCGTCTCCTTGGTTGTTGGTTGCAGCTGGGTGGGATGCTGACACGTGCGTGGAGGGAGGGGCAGCGTTTTATCTATTGCCAGAGTGATGGAAACCAGAATTCAACCTAAGACACCTAAATCTCCTCATCCAAACACAGCTTTGTGTGCTTCCTTTGGGACAAAgattgttggggtttttctttattttgtgttgGATAAGGTGTGAGAATTCAGAATCTAAAGCATTAGGTAAATGTGATTGATCCCATTCAGAGCTCCCATCTTCTGGGATGCAAAAGATAAGGTGCAGCGGAgttccttccctcctgccccagggtttatcatagaatcatggaatggtttgagttggaagggaccttaaagcccatccagttccaacctccctgccatgggcagggacacctcccactggatcaggttgctcaaagccctgtccaacctggtcttgaaagACCCTTTCCTAACCCTAATTGATCTTTATGCCGTCAAAGCCCAGATGGGGCACATTTGTCCCCTGCTCGGGACGCGTCTGTCACACAAACATTCCCAGGGCTCCTCCGCTGGTGCCAGAACCCTGCTTGAACCTGACGCTgagtggggagaggaggaaacgGGGCTGAAAGAGCCAGTCCTTCTGACAACCAGAGCACTGGAATCCTCCCCACCGGTTCCTCCTGTCACCCAGAcgcctgctgtgctgctgttgttggGACTCTTCTGCCAGACTTCGGGGACCATGAACAGGGTGTTTGTTCTGACAAGCTTCCAACAGCAGGAGggttgtggtttgggtttttttaattgttattgttgttttcaGCTCAGCTTTTCCCAGATTCCTCGCCCTGAAGTCCTGCAGTTCTTGCAGGGCACTGAAAGGGTTTAACTGATCCTCACTTCTCCAGAAACCACCTGGGTGAACTTCAAACCCTGATATTCTCCTGGGGTGGCCAGTTGGCCAGGCTTCGTTGCTGGGTCCCGGGTGAACAAATCACAGAGGACTGATGGCTTTAAAGAGGACCTTaatgtctttaatttttaaccAAAGAGCTGCAGGCATATCAAAATACAAGATAACTGTGGGGTGTTAACAACACCAGTTCTTTCTTTTGGGAAGTTGCTTGGTCATATCTAACGTTTTGCACTGTTTATGTAAACGTGCTGAAtaggagaagaagaaaactatCGAACTGGAACAGCTGCTGGGAGTCTTCAAGGCTGATCTCTTGCTTTCAGTCACCGGTAGCAATCGATGGCGTGCAGCGCTCTGTCACTGGGCTTTGAAATACCTGATCCAGacggaaagggaaaaggagagggaaactGGAAATTTCCAGGGGCAGAAGCTCTTCTGTCTCAGTTTGTCTGTTTTATCAATTTATTTTAGCCCCAAGGGACCAGTTTTAACTTCACTG
Above is a window of Phaenicophaeus curvirostris isolate KB17595 chromosome 28, BPBGC_Pcur_1.0, whole genome shotgun sequence DNA encoding:
- the MOB3A gene encoding MOB kinase activator 3A — translated: MSHALKQVFNKDKTFRPKRKFEPGTQRFELHKKAQASLNAGLDLKVAVQLPPGEEQNDWVAVHVVDFFNRINLIYGTISDYCTEQSCPVMSGGPKYEYRWQDEHKYRKPTALSAPQYMNLLMDWIEVQINNEDIFPTNVGTPFPKNFLPVVKKILSRLFRVFVHVYIHHFDRITQMGSEAHVNTCYKHFYYFVKEFNLIDTKELEPLKEMTSRMCH